A genomic stretch from Solanum stenotomum isolate F172 chromosome 8, ASM1918654v1, whole genome shotgun sequence includes:
- the LOC125873132 gene encoding auxin-responsive protein IAA3-like, whose translation MATMYENNDLATELRLGLPGTTDKSKTQVSSTSTNKRSLSEMDSSSDIINQNDQQDSSPPPKVQIVGWPPVRSYRKNVIVQAKISNIDVSLGMYVKVSMDGAPYLRKIDLRVYKNYQELLKALEFMFKHPIGVYLEKEGYTTSGSDYVLTYEDKDGDWMLVGDVPLDMFINSCKRLRIMKGSDAKGLGCL comes from the exons ATGGCAACAATGTACGAGAATAATGATCTTGCAACTGAGCTGAGATTAGGGTTACCTGGTACAACAGATAAATCGAAGACACAAGTATCTTCGACTAGTACTAATAAAAGATCTTTATCAGAGATGGATAGCTCCTCAGatattataaatcaaaatgatcaaCAAGACTCCTCCCCTCCACCAAA aGTACAAATTGTTGGTTGGCCACCAGTAAGATCTTATAGGAAGAATGTTATTGTCCAAGCCAAGATATCAAATATTGATGTTTCCTTAGGAATGTATGTGAAAGTTAGCATGGATGGAGCACCTTACTTAAGGAAAATTGACCTTAGGGTTTACAAAAATTATCAAGAATTACTCAAAGCTTTGGAGTTCATGTTCAAGCATCCCATTG GTGTTTACTTAGAAAAAGAAGGCTACACTACTAGTGGATCTGATTATGTATTAACATATGAAGACAAAGATGGTGATTGGATGCTTGTTGGAGATGTACCATTGGatatgtttattaattcttGTAAAAGGCTTAGAATCATGAAAGGGTCTGATGCTAAAGGTTTGGGGTGCCTATAG
- the LOC125873051 gene encoding uncharacterized protein LOC125873051 translates to MMKFEDLLMQPSDEKQKKILLKEEVEELREELDGQLQLKTVLQYALQRPNVGSFPCLSTLPRRVQHLLEEMVTTEEEIAWLERKVDVLKLKLYREKELAEKWEMLQLKQVQHQRLISKQLPPPRPVVHKDVEPPVASRSSNYQQLRKQYRIRKERRATVGSSIDFHTPIDLTEEIVESSSRGSRSWRRHHSQSADIEMETETPNKLSEEVLKCLISIYLKLNKASLESKGSSTSMVKQSLISSKKSKSSFICSKTCSSAAVDAPTFAFNDYASNLDPYGILLDTDGSHGEIGSYKNFIQVSRTSLNTSHISECLPQMGKLRSMVQKFSNVDITCLTYKQKLAFWINIYNICIMNAFLQHGLPSTEEEQLSLVNKAAINVGGIVLNALAIEHFILRHPRDAEHGLKDDNERFLRNAYGLEYPEPNVTFSLCRGSWSSPALRIYRPDEVSNELERAKMEYLEASVGVTSKKKIMVPKLMQWHMKDFADDMESLIEWMYSQLPSSCSLKKSMMDCLDAGEKKSLSLAKMIEVQPYASEFRYLLPL, encoded by the exons ATGATGAAATTTGAAGACTTGTTGATGCAGCCAAGTGAtgagaaacagaaaaaaatacTTCTTAAAGAAGAG GTTGAGGAATTGCGAGAAGAATTAGATGGGCAACTTCAACTGAAAACAGTTTTGCAATATGCATTACAAAGACCAAATGTTGGTTCTTTTCCTTGCCTGTCCACCCTCCCTCGCCGG GTTCAACATCTACTAGAAGAAATGGTTACCACGGAAGAAGAGATAGCTTGGTTAGAGAGAAAAGTCGACGTGCTAAAGCTAAAATTGTACAGAGAGAAAGAGTTAGCCGAAAAATGGGAAATGTTGCAACTTAAACAAGTGCAACATCAACGACTGATTTCAAAGCAATTACCGCCTCCTCGCCCAGTAGTACACAAAGATGTTGAACCCCCTGTGGCCTCGAGATCAAGTAACTATCAACAACTAAGAAAACAATATCGAATTCGAAAAGAAAGAAGAGCCACTGTTGGTTCCTCCATAGACTTCCACACTCCAATTGATCTCACCG AGGAAATAGTTGAGAGTAGTTCCAGAGGTTCAAGAAGCTGGCGCAGACACCACAGTCAATCTGCAGATATAGAAATGGAAACTGAAACGCCAAATAAGTTATCGGAAGAAGTACTCAAATGTTTAATAAGTATATATCTTAAGTTAAACAAGGCATCATTAGAGAGTAAAGGGTCATCTACTTCTATGGTAAAACAATCTCTAATTTCCTCCAAGAAATCCAAAAGCAGCTTCATATGTAGCAAAACTTGTTCATCAGCTGCTGTTGATGCTCCAACGTTCGCGTTCAACGATTACGCGTCTAATCTTGATCCTTATGGGATCTTGTTAGACACTGATGGAAGCCATGGAGAGATTGGATCATACAAGAATTTCATCCAAGTCTCAAGAACTTCTCTTAATACAAGCCATATATCTGAATGTCTTCCTCAAATGGGAAAGTTGAG GAGTATGGTGCAAAAATTTAGCAATGTGGACATAACTTGCTTGACATACAAGCAGAAGTTGGCATTTTGGATCAATATCTATAATATCTGCATAATGAAT GCATTTCTACAACACGGTTTGCCTTCTACGGAGGAGGAACAATTGTCTCTCGTGAATAAG GCTGCGATAAATGTTGGTGGTATTGTACTTAATGCGTTAGCCATCGAACATTTCATCCTTAGGCATCCAAGGGACGCTGAGCAT GGATTGAAAGATGATAACGAAAGATTTTTGAGGAATGCTTATGGTCTTGAGTACCCAGAACCTAATGTCACGTTTTCACTATGTCGAGGAAGTTGGTCTTCACCTGCA CTAAGAATCTACAGACCAGATGAAGTCTCGAACGAGCTGGAAAGAGCAAAAATGGAGTATTTGGAAGCTTCAGTAGGAGTAACAAGTAAGAAGAAGATAATGGTGCCCAAGCTAATGCAATGGCACATGAAAGACTTTGCAGATGATATGGAGTCACTAATTGAATGGATGTATAGTCAATTACCAAGCTCGTGCTCTTTGAAAAAGTCGATGATGGATTGCCTTGACGCAGGGGAAAAGAAATCTCTATCGCTTGCTAAGATGATAGAGGTTCAACCTTACGCCTCAGAATTTCGATACTTGCTCCCCTTATGA
- the LOC125873982 gene encoding auxin-responsive protein IAA16-like, whose product MIGEEEKSSNKLDFEETELRLGLPGGGRKNAHDDNDTYNVNGKRGFVDLKLNLSSDINNIKNSTLKTPAAKTQIVGWPPVRSFRKNILTSQKLGQESDNILVKVSMDGAPYLRKVDLNMYRSYQELSDALAKMFNSFTIGMTYLLLIFSMNLTLYHEQI is encoded by the exons atgataggggaagaagaaaaaagtagtAATAAGTTGGATTTTGAGGAGACAGAATTAAGGCTAGGGTTGCCTGGTGGAGGAAGAAAAAATGCTCATGATGATAATGATACTTATAATGTTAATGGTAAAAGAGGTTTTGTGGATTTGAAGCTCAACCTTTCTTCTGATATTAACAACATTAAGAATTCAACACTCAAAACCCCAGCTGCCAA GACACAAATTGTGGGTTGGCCACCAGTAAGGTCCTTTCGAAAGAATATTTTGACTTCCCAGAAGCTTGGCCAAGAGAGTGACAATATTTTAGTGAAGGTGAGCATGGATGGTGCACCTTACCTTAGAAAAGTGGACTTAAACATGTACAGGAGTTATCAAGAATTATCTGATGCCTTAGCCAAGATGTTCAATTCCTTCACTATTGGTATGACATATTTACTTCTTATATTTTCTATGAATTTAACTCTTTATCATGAACAAatctaa